AGCGAAACTTAAATCGTTATCAGTTATTTAAAGACAAGTACCAGTATGGTAGTTTTGAACTTTCAGAAGGCGCAGTGGTAAGACACCATGATATAAAATGGGTTGAACAATGTGTAGCACCATTTGAAAAATTGGTTTTAAACCAAGTGGTGTATGAAACTATGAATGGAAATAAATCAAATGGATATTATTTTATTGGAAGAAAACATAAAACTCTAACAAAATAAGAGAAGATAATTTAAATATTTCTTCTACTGGTGATTTTCAGCCGGGGCCATATACAAGCACTTATTTTGCAAGCAAAGCTTTTGTATTAAGTTATAGTAGAGCAATCCGGTATGAAGCAAAAGGAAAAAGCTGTACAAGTCTGTACATTATGCCCTGGTGCTACAAAAACAAATTTTTTTGCTCAGGAAGGAACAGAAACTCCACAAAGTGCAATGACTGCCGAAGATGTTGCGAGTTATGCCTATAAACAGTTTATGAAAAACAAGGACGTTACTGTTCCTGGCTTCCTAAACAGAATAATAATAAAATTTCCTTTGAAGTTGAAGATGAGAGCCGTTGCAAAAATGAAAAAAGAAAATGTTGTGTAAATATACTTTTTTTCAAAACCTATCCCTTAAAAAACTTTTTTGTAAAAGACTTGGCATGTACCTTACAGACACCATTAGTATAAAGTCAAAGAGATGAAATTTCTTTAACTTTATAGGAGGCTAACAAAATGAATATTAAAACTGCATCAGAGAAAACTGGCTTAACTAAGAAAGCTATTAAATATTATGAAAATGAAGGATTAATTACTCCTTTAAAAAAATGTGAAAATAATTATAGAGAATACTCAAATGATGACATTGTTAAATTAAATTTAATTGGGGCATTAAGAGCCTTAGATATAACAATTGTAGATATCAAAGACGTGGTTATGGGCAGAAGGAGTTTACCTGAAACACTTCTAGATACTGTAAAAAAAATAGACGAAAGCATAACTTATCTTGGAAAAAGCAAATTAATCATTACAAGTCTTATAGAAAAAAATTTAACAGATTACAGAGCATCAGGAGAACAAATTAGAAGGTTAAGGGAAACATTAGAGTTATCTAGAGATGATAAAAAAGAATTTATATCAAATACTTTACTTATAATATTCCCAGGAAAATTTGGACAATTGTTTGTTAGTATATATGCTCATTTTTTAAGTGTCACTATTGATAATGATGAAAAAAAGAAAATATGGCTAAAGCTTGTGGATTTTTTGGATTCGGTAGATGAAGTAGTATATAAAAATACTTTTCTAATAAAACAAATTAATGACTCGGATAATGATAATTTAGATGGGCTGAAAAAAGCGTTGGATACTCAATGTAAATATATATTAGATTATGATGCAAACACAAAGGATAACATAATGATAAATCGTCAAATAGAATTAGCAAGATCTTTAAAAGAAAGTGAAGAACTTAAACAGAAATTTAATAAAGGGTTGGAAGATCTGAAACAATTCATGAAGGTAGTTGGGCCAATACAAAAAGGTTTTGAAGAGTATTTGTGTATACTCAATGAAGATTATAAGAAATATAAAGATAATGAAATCAAGATGTTAGCTAATGTTAATAAAATGGTAAAAGATAAATTAGGATTTACAGCTAATGAATTTATAAAACACTGTACTCTTTGATATTTTTAGAATGAATAAACCCAGACAAATTAAAGCACAACAAGACAGATATAAAATCCCGTTTTTTGATATACTTTAGTGAAGTTAGGAAATAATTAAGGTTATTATGGGGAGGACTTATTAGATGGTGGAGTATTATAAAATTAGAGGCAAAGATCTTTACACTGAAATTTTAGGAGAGGACTCGTCTCCAGTATTATTATTTATTCATGGTGGACCTGGTGGAATTGGTGTTGCAGATTTTATTCAATATCAGGGGGACAGATTATCAAAGAGCTTTAAAATTATAGCTCCAGATCAAAGGGGAGTATGGAGATCCGAGGCTATTTTAGATGAAGAACATATTTCACTAGAAGATATTATTGAAGATTTTGAAGAATTAAGAAAAAAATTACATATAAATAAATGGTCACTGCTTAGTCACTCATTTGGTGGGTATCTTGCTGTTCTTTATGCTAATTTATACCCTAATTCTATTGAATATATGATATATGAATGTCCGTCTTTTAGCTTTGCACTTTCAGAGCGTTCTATGCTAAATGAGGCTGCTAAGGAATTAATTAAATTAGGAAATTTATCATTGGCGCAAGATTATTTTAAAGCTTTAAGAGAAATTACGGATTATAGGGATATCAATAAACTACTTATGAAGGCGTTAAATGAACTTGGAGCTAACGGAAGTAATTATATGTGGTTTGGAAGTGATAAGCAAATTATTGAACGAATAGCTATGAG
This window of the Clostridium estertheticum genome carries:
- a CDS encoding alpha/beta fold hydrolase gives rise to the protein MVEYYKIRGKDLYTEILGEDSSPVLLFIHGGPGGIGVADFIQYQGDRLSKSFKIIAPDQRGVWRSEAILDEEHISLEDIIEDFEELRKKLHINKWSLLSHSFGGYLAVLYANLYPNSIEYMIYECPSFSFALSERSMLNEAAKELIKLGNLSLAQDYFKALREITDYRDINKLLMKALNELGANGSNYMWFGSDKQIIERIAMSTNDAKNLWNKSTNTRIELLKDWRVYNDVFTELSNVKKPSLLIKGKYDPITCEVQTAEFMKRVQDKQVVTFDFSGHYTRIEEPDKYCEVITSYVYNKMK
- a CDS encoding MerR family transcriptional regulator; amino-acid sequence: MNIKTASEKTGLTKKAIKYYENEGLITPLKKCENNYREYSNDDIVKLNLIGALRALDITIVDIKDVVMGRRSLPETLLDTVKKIDESITYLGKSKLIITSLIEKNLTDYRASGEQIRRLRETLELSRDDKKEFISNTLLIIFPGKFGQLFVSIYAHFLSVTIDNDEKKKIWLKLVDFLDSVDEVVYKNTFLIKQINDSDNDNLDGLKKALDTQCKYILDYDANTKDNIMINRQIELARSLKESEELKQKFNKGLEDLKQFMKVVGPIQKGFEEYLCILNEDYKKYKDNEIKMLANVNKMVKDKLGFTANEFIKHCTL